A region of Bacteroidales bacterium DNA encodes the following proteins:
- a CDS encoding sigma-70 family RNA polymerase sigma factor — MQTDKQQALYKNIHQDVIDRCRKGEQKAQFQIYKLYYKAMFNTSFRIVNDRMEAEDIMQEAFLKAFDKIHTYSGKVSFGAWLKRIVINHSLDELKKKKIELDSLEDSVYNPEEEEKAEEEEEETEIWNKVEEIREAINGLPDGYRIVLSLYLLEGFDHEEIAEILNMTSSTSRSQYTRAKNKLREELAKNRNKK, encoded by the coding sequence ATGCAAACGGATAAACAACAAGCCCTATACAAGAACATTCATCAGGATGTGATTGACAGGTGCAGAAAGGGGGAACAGAAAGCACAGTTCCAGATATATAAATTGTATTATAAAGCCATGTTTAATACAAGCTTCCGGATAGTAAACGACCGGATGGAGGCGGAAGACATCATGCAGGAAGCTTTTCTGAAAGCGTTTGACAAGATCCACACCTACAGCGGAAAAGTAAGCTTCGGAGCATGGCTGAAGCGGATTGTCATCAATCATTCACTGGATGAATTAAAAAAAAAGAAAATAGAACTTGATTCGCTGGAAGACAGTGTATATAATCCTGAAGAAGAAGAAAAAGCAGAGGAGGAAGAAGAGGAAACAGAGATATGGAATAAGGTAGAGGAGATCCGGGAGGCCATCAACGGACTGCCAGATGGATACCGAATCGTATTGTCTCTTTATCTGCTTGAGGGATTTGACCACGAGGAAATAGCAGAAATTTTAAACATGACAAGTTCCACATCCAGATCCCAATATACAAGGGCTAAAAATAAACTCAGAGAAGAACTGGCAAAAAACCGAAACAAAAAATGA